A region from the Xenopus laevis strain J_2021 chromosome 4S, Xenopus_laevis_v10.1, whole genome shotgun sequence genome encodes:
- the LOC108715609 gene encoding dynein light chain Tctex-type 5-A-like: MSVQKKPGEIKLSRVTFRTSSRQQQENAMQKESTGPLASRAIPSLKSQHGEGAKNVADIRQSGSPISLKGLLAAQRLTRELKNRAALRRKTRVRTQNCTPIAIINEQTPVNSANPARRFPNTHVKELIEEFLATKLKNEPYDACTCASLTKDLCEDIKKLVRRVTPPRYKLICSMAIGSKHQEDIMVTSQCLWDSYSDNVTSCSFQNRTLFCVVLVYAVYFE, from the exons ATGAGTGTGCAAAAGAAGCCGGGGGAAATCAAGCTCTCCCGAGTCACTTTCCGTACATCTTCCAGACAACAACAGGAAAATGCTATGCAGAAAGAA TCAACAGGTCCTTTAGCCTCAAGAGCAATTCCAAGTCTGAAATCTCAGCATGGTGAAGGAGCCAAAAATGTAGCAGATATCAGACAATCTGGATCACCCATCAGCCTGAAAGGCCTACTGGCTGCACAGCGGCTTACACGGGAGCTGAAG AACCGAGCAGCATTAAGGAGAAAAACTAGAGTCCGGACACAGAATTGCACTCCAATAGCTATTATAAATGAGCAG ACTCCTGTGAATTCTGCAAATCCTGCACGTAGGTTTCCAAATACTCATGTGAAGGAACTAATCGAGGAGTTCCTTGCTACCAAGCTGAAGAATGAGCCCTATGATGCCTGTACTTGTGCCAGTCTCACTAAAGACTTGTGTGAAGACATTAAAAAGTTAGTTAGAAGAGTGACTCCTCCCCGATACAAGCTTATCTGCAGCATGGCTATTGGGAGCAAGCATCAGGAGGACATTATGGTGACCAGTCAATGTCTGTGGGACTCGTACTCAGACAATGTCACTTCCTGCAGCTTCCAGAACCGCACTCTGTTCTGTGTAGTTTTGGTGTATGCTGTTTATTTTGAATAG